In the Candidatus Electrothrix sp. GW3-4 genome, one interval contains:
- a CDS encoding molybdopterin molybdotransferase MoeA, with translation MKNDSAIIEYSLQEAHAAIAAELRPLEQELLPLPQALGRINATSIFASHPKPSYTQATRDGFALAEQPHVLAESIAEFYIRGERAAGCTEQQEIQPGQAYRIMTGAMLPGNTARVVPLEICREKGTKLSVSREALSKKQLYIRPQGQDIQQGQCLVASETQLGPDQLLLLAENGEQQLRVYRRPRVAVICTGNELIQSGKRPLPGQKVSTNGILLASLLQEQHCDLVRSITAKDNLDAIVEQLKSIFVQDKPDLVISTGGTGPGKFDLMDQVVACLGGNPLYNLLKIRPGKSTLFAMIGSTPLFALPGPPPAVRLLFYELILPGLHRLQGLANHDLASCGLVDALLTEPVRLRQTGHLALKTAIVTVCDGYVRVRPTKRLEPMNAIMHLACTADGKAGHGEIGRHQQVKVRLVGPLASSKQHQ, from the coding sequence ATGAAGAACGACTCTGCCATTATTGAGTATTCACTCCAAGAAGCCCATGCCGCCATTGCGGCCGAACTCAGGCCCCTGGAGCAGGAGCTGCTGCCGTTACCCCAGGCCCTGGGACGCATCAATGCCACCTCCATCTTTGCCAGCCACCCCAAACCTTCCTACACCCAGGCGACCCGGGACGGCTTTGCCCTGGCTGAACAGCCCCATGTCCTTGCGGAATCCATTGCCGAATTTTATATACGTGGTGAACGAGCAGCCGGTTGCACAGAGCAGCAGGAGATCCAACCAGGACAGGCATATCGGATCATGACCGGGGCCATGCTTCCCGGCAATACTGCCCGGGTTGTACCCTTGGAGATCTGCCGGGAAAAAGGGACCAAGCTCTCCGTATCAAGAGAGGCCTTAAGCAAAAAACAGTTGTACATCCGCCCACAGGGTCAGGATATCCAACAAGGACAGTGTCTGGTTGCTAGCGAAACCCAACTCGGTCCTGATCAGCTCCTTCTTCTGGCAGAAAACGGTGAGCAGCAGCTCCGGGTGTATCGCCGCCCCAGGGTGGCAGTGATCTGCACGGGCAACGAACTGATCCAGAGCGGGAAGAGGCCCCTTCCTGGCCAAAAGGTCTCCACCAATGGGATCCTCTTGGCTTCGCTGCTCCAGGAACAGCATTGTGACCTTGTCCGCTCCATCACGGCAAAGGATAACCTGGATGCCATTGTCGAGCAGCTCAAAAGCATCTTCGTTCAGGACAAACCCGACCTAGTGATCAGCACGGGCGGGACTGGGCCGGGAAAATTTGACCTGATGGATCAAGTTGTTGCCTGTCTTGGCGGCAACCCACTCTATAATCTCCTGAAAATCCGCCCCGGCAAATCCACCCTATTCGCCATGATCGGTAGCACCCCCCTCTTTGCCCTGCCTGGTCCACCGCCTGCGGTGCGCCTCCTCTTTTATGAGCTGATTCTTCCAGGCCTCCATCGTCTCCAAGGCCTGGCAAACCACGACCTCGCCTCCTGTGGTCTGGTGGATGCCTTGCTGACAGAACCAGTGCGTCTCCGCCAAACCGGCCATCTTGCCCTAAAGACGGCCATCGTGACCGTATGCGATGGGTACGTACGGGTTCGTCCCACCAAGCGACTTGAACCCATGAATGCAATCATGCATCTTGCCTGCACAGCGGACGGGAAAGCTGGACATGGAGAGATAGGAAGGCATCAGCAGGTGAAGGTGCGGCTGGTCGGTCCCCTTGCCAGCAGCAAACAGCATCAATAA
- a CDS encoding glycosyltransferase family 2 protein: protein MTEEGRKNKECNRIDQIKWPGFSMSPALIIPAYNHGRQIGEVICKARQLKLPIFVIDDGSTDSTPQVLASLDGITVLRHAENQGKGAALLTGFRAAEQKGHDWAISLDSDGQHHPEDAGNLLQAVQDGKRCLVIGKRQGMEENVNVPWTSRLGRGFSNFWVWAAGGPWLTDSQSGFRLYPLPEAQHLAVQARRYQFEVEILVQARLHGLVVKEAPIRVIYQPKGVRVSHFQPWLDFWRNSVTFNRLIWERIFRVFTR, encoded by the coding sequence TGGATTCTCCATGAGTCCCGCCCTCATTATCCCGGCCTACAACCATGGCAGGCAAATAGGCGAGGTCATCTGCAAGGCCCGACAACTTAAGCTTCCGATTTTTGTCATCGACGACGGTTCCACTGACTCTACCCCGCAAGTCCTGGCCTCCCTTGACGGCATTACCGTTCTCCGTCATGCGGAAAATCAAGGTAAAGGGGCGGCCCTCCTCACCGGTTTCAGGGCCGCAGAGCAAAAAGGTCATGACTGGGCCATCAGCCTGGACAGCGACGGCCAGCATCACCCGGAAGACGCAGGAAATCTGCTACAGGCAGTCCAGGATGGTAAGCGCTGCCTGGTTATTGGTAAACGACAGGGGATGGAGGAAAACGTCAATGTCCCCTGGACCAGCCGCCTTGGCCGAGGTTTTTCTAATTTCTGGGTCTGGGCCGCTGGAGGCCCATGGCTGACGGACTCTCAATCCGGTTTCCGGCTCTATCCCCTCCCGGAGGCCCAGCACCTGGCTGTGCAGGCCCGTCGCTATCAATTTGAGGTGGAGATCCTGGTCCAGGCCCGATTGCATGGGCTCGTCGTCAAAGAGGCCCCTATCCGGGTGATCTACCAACCCAAGGGCGTCCGGGTGAGCCATTTTCAACCCTGGCTGGATTTTTGGCGAAACTCCGTTACCTTCAATAGATTGATTTGGGAAAGAATTTTCAGGGTATTTACACGATGA
- a CDS encoding alcohol dehydrogenase catalytic domain-containing protein codes for METEVVVVHAERAPMVGVADPGPHQLYKNPQIAVETRTLQELDPDKIRVQMLYAGICGTDVHVVESIPETGYIRSSAPAEIPAEGRVIGHEGVGRILETGAHVRHLHVGAIVTFESIIVCHYCDVCRKGQFNQCRNAKLLGLEEDGIFGETVDIVAMLAHDVTDLVKSDQDLQSIACVEPAGVAYVACQNTHIKGGDAVVIFGAGPIGLFAAMFSKLIFGASSVHIVEPIPFRRQFAGKWSDYVYSPEEFFAAPPPGVDVVIEASGFLENVNKVFRQVNANGRIAFLARSGMPLTLDAMDHMITNAVQLIGSRGHLCGAFSDILRLYREGKVPLHEVVTTVLDGPRELADFMQNPDKIFRENCKVLVRLG; via the coding sequence ATGGAAACAGAGGTTGTCGTCGTTCATGCGGAAAGAGCCCCTATGGTGGGTGTTGCCGATCCCGGCCCACATCAGCTCTATAAAAATCCGCAGATTGCTGTCGAGACAAGGACGTTGCAGGAGCTGGATCCTGATAAGATCAGGGTGCAGATGCTCTATGCCGGTATCTGTGGTACAGATGTCCATGTGGTTGAATCTATTCCTGAAACCGGCTACATTCGAAGTTCAGCTCCTGCCGAAATCCCGGCAGAGGGAAGGGTTATCGGTCATGAAGGGGTGGGGAGAATCCTGGAAACAGGTGCTCATGTCCGCCATCTCCACGTCGGAGCCATTGTGACCTTTGAATCCATCATTGTCTGTCATTATTGCGATGTCTGCCGGAAAGGGCAGTTTAACCAGTGTCGCAATGCCAAATTATTGGGACTGGAAGAAGACGGCATCTTTGGGGAAACTGTGGATATCGTCGCCATGCTGGCCCATGATGTCACTGATTTGGTAAAGAGTGATCAGGATCTGCAAAGTATAGCCTGTGTGGAACCTGCCGGTGTCGCCTATGTGGCTTGTCAGAATACCCATATCAAGGGCGGGGACGCGGTGGTCATTTTCGGGGCTGGCCCGATCGGCCTGTTTGCGGCCATGTTCAGTAAGCTGATCTTCGGGGCCTCTTCCGTGCATATTGTCGAGCCCATCCCCTTTCGTCGCCAGTTCGCTGGCAAATGGAGTGATTATGTCTACAGCCCAGAGGAATTTTTTGCTGCTCCCCCTCCTGGTGTGGATGTGGTGATTGAAGCCTCTGGTTTCCTGGAAAATGTGAATAAGGTCTTTCGTCAGGTCAATGCCAATGGTCGCATCGCCTTTCTGGCACGAAGCGGAATGCCGCTCACCTTGGATGCTATGGATCATATGATCACCAATGCCGTCCAGCTCATCGGCTCCAGAGGGCATCTCTGCGGGGCCTTTAGCGATATCCTGCGTCTGTACCGGGAAGGCAAGGTGCCTTTACACGAAGTCGTGACCACGGTCTTGGACGGCCCGAGGGAGTTGGCAGACTTCATGCAAAACCCAGATAAGATCTTTCGGGAAAACTGCAAGGTTCTGGTCCGGTTGGGTTGA
- a CDS encoding lauroyl acyltransferase yields the protein MNGFWYKLLVGSSWIFGSWFFALIARIIATGYFLFSRNVPESRRFYAALYPEQSKLYHLWCTFQQYQHFTTIHFDRLLLNSSHNVDFTSQGWENLEAVIGKQGGILLMSHLGNWEMAATLLKRQKADLRLLLYMGVKEKEGVERIQKEDLRRSGVTIIGVDQEENAAFSAVEGIRFLQSGGLVSLTGDRLWRHDQRRLRVTFLGHDAYIPEAPFIFALVSGSPLFAFFTFRTGKSYTFTLSDPLTVQAQSRQDRAAALNRAAQHYADLLEQALRQHPFEWYHFERFLY from the coding sequence ATGAACGGCTTTTGGTATAAACTCCTTGTGGGATCCTCCTGGATCTTTGGTTCTTGGTTCTTCGCCCTTATTGCCCGGATCATCGCGACGGGCTACTTCCTCTTTTCCCGAAATGTCCCGGAAAGTCGCCGTTTTTATGCAGCCCTCTATCCTGAACAGAGCAAGCTCTACCATCTCTGGTGTACCTTTCAACAATATCAGCATTTCACCACTATCCATTTTGACCGCTTGTTGCTGAACAGCTCCCACAATGTTGATTTCACCTCTCAGGGCTGGGAAAACCTGGAGGCGGTGATTGGCAAGCAGGGCGGCATCCTCCTGATGTCCCATCTCGGAAATTGGGAAATGGCGGCTACCTTGCTCAAGCGACAAAAGGCAGATCTTCGTTTGTTGCTCTATATGGGGGTAAAGGAAAAAGAAGGGGTGGAGCGTATCCAGAAAGAGGATTTACGACGCTCCGGGGTAACCATTATCGGGGTTGATCAGGAGGAAAACGCGGCCTTTTCCGCTGTGGAAGGGATCCGCTTTCTCCAATCCGGCGGGCTGGTTTCCCTGACCGGGGATAGGCTGTGGCGCCATGATCAGCGCAGGCTGCGGGTGACCTTTCTTGGTCATGATGCCTATATCCCAGAGGCGCCTTTTATCTTTGCCCTGGTTTCCGGTTCCCCCCTGTTTGCCTTTTTCACCTTCCGGACCGGCAAAAGCTATACCTTCACCCTGTCCGATCCTCTTACTGTGCAGGCCCAATCCCGCCAGGACAGGGCTGCCGCACTCAATCGAGCTGCCCAGCATTATGCGGATCTGCTGGAGCAGGCCTTACGGCAGCATCCCTTTGAGTGGTATCATTTTGAGCGTTTTCTTTATTGA